One stretch of Prunus persica cultivar Lovell chromosome G1, Prunus_persica_NCBIv2, whole genome shotgun sequence DNA includes these proteins:
- the LOC18792910 gene encoding chaperone protein dnaJ 20, chloroplastic yields MNFSLTSSLNSVALPKPFLSHSHRHDHHHERKPTIKLSLITCRSATNYESSFTYKVKDGENESTNFYKLLSLNPNINTSKDEIKKAYRSMALRYHPDVCHDPSISSTKEFVRLNQAYKTLSDPVLREEYDYELGLKICVGTTRVGFKMDNIRNHGVGAAQNRWRQQVLELKRKSNCRMAQKEGSWASRMRRAHNISTMD; encoded by the coding sequence ATGAACTTTTCGCTGACTTCAAGCCTAAACAGTGTAGCTCTACCTaaaccttttctttctcacaGCCATAGACACGACCACCACCATGAACGCAAACCCACTATTAAGCTGTCTTTAATTACATGCAGATCAGCCACTAATTACGAGTCATCATTTACTTATAAGGTGAAGGATGGAGAAAATGAGAGCACCAATTTCTACAAGCTGCTTAGTCTAAATCCCAATATTAATACAAGCAAAGATGAGATAAAGAAAGCTTATAGAAGCATGGCTCTTCGATATCATCCAGACGTTTGCCAtgatccttccatttcttccaCCAAGGAATTTGTTCGACTGAATCAGGCTTACAAGACGCTATCGGATCCGGTGTTGCGCGAAGAATACGATTACGAATTGGGTTTGAAAATTTGTGTTGGTACTACTAGGGTTGGTTTCAAGATGGATAATATAAGAAACCATGGCGTTGGTGCAGCACAAAATAGATGGCGACAACAAGTTCTTGAGTTGAAGAGGAAGTCCAACTGCCGTATGGCACAGAAGGAAGGGTCGTGGGCAAGCAGAATGAGGAGGGCTCATAATATTTCTACCATGGACTAG
- the LOC18793194 gene encoding sulfate transporter 1.3 encodes MSKRISDDDEVGKEADIRSGPSSNRQVNPTLQQEQPYPHQHQVHKVGVPAKQNLFKEFRATVKETFFSDEPLRPFKDQTKRRKILLGLEALFPILRWARDYNLTKFRGDLIAGLTIASLCIPQDLGYAKLAYLPGQNGLYSSFVPPLVYAFMGSSRDIAIGPVAVVSLLLGTMVQNEVDPTKNAHDYLRLTLTATFFAGVTQLTLGFCRLGFLIDFLSHASIVGFMGGAAITIALQQLKGLLGIKNFTKKTDIVSVMRSVITAAHHGWNWQTILIGVSFLAFLLLTKYIGKKKTKLFWVPAIAPLISVIVSTFFVYITRADKEGVAIVSKIRKGINPASADLIYFTGDNVIKGFRIGVVAGMIALTEAIAIGRTFAGMKDYQLDGNKEMVALGTMNIIGSLTSCYVATGSFSRSAVNYMAGCHTAVSNIIMSLVVLLTLELITPLFKYTPNAILASIIISAVIGLIDFEAMKLIWKIDKLDFVACMGAFFGVVFISVEIGLLIAVSISFAKILLQVTRPRTALLGKLPRTNVYRNILQYPNATQIPGILIIRVDSAIYFSNSNYIKERILRWVTDEEEELKQNSLPKIEHLIVEMSPVTDIDTSGIHALEELYRSLQKREIELALANPGTVVMDKIHASEFVELIGKGKIFLSVADAILTFAPHHEEP; translated from the exons ATGAGTAAGCGAATCAGCGACGACGATGAGGTGGGAAAGGAGGCTGACATCAGAAGCGGACCTTCGTCGAATCGGCAAGTTAATCCGACATTGCAGCAGGAGCAGCCATATCCTCATCAGCATCAGGTTCATAAAGTTGGAGTGCCGGCAAAGCAAAACCTGTTCAAGGAATTCCGTGCGACCGTGAAAGAAACTTTCTTTTCAGATGAGCCCTTGCGTCCTTTCAAAGACCAAACAAAGAGGAGGAAGATTCTGCTTGGCCTTGAAGCCCTTTTCCCCATACTTCGGTGGGCCAGGGACTACAACCTTACTAAGTTCAGAGGAGACCTCATCGCTGGACTTACCATTGCAAGCCTCTGCATTCCTCAGGATCTTGGATATGCAAAGCTTGCCTATCTGCCTGGTCAGAATGGCTTAT ACAGTAGTTTCGTGCCGCCTCTTGTTTACGCGTTCATGGGCAGCTCGAGGGACATTGCGATCGGGCCAGTGGCCGTGGTGTCTCTGTTGCTTGGGACTATGGTGCAGAATGAGGTTGATCCTACTAAGAATGCCCATGACTATCTACGGCTTACTTTAACTGCTACATTCTTTGCGGGAGTCACACAACTCACTTTAGGATTTTGCAG GTTGGgcttcttgattgattttctGTCTCATGCTTCCATTGTTGGGTTTATGGGTGGAGCTGCCATTACCATTGCCCTTCAACAGCTTAAAGGATTACTCGGCATCAAGAATTTTACCAAGAAGACTGATATTGTTTCTGTCATGCGTTCAGTAATTACCGCTGCACATCATGGG TGGAACTGGCAGACTATACTAATTGGAGTCTCATTCTTGGCTTTTCTTCTGTTGACCAAGTACATC GGTAAAAAGAAGACGAAATTGTTTTGGGTGCCTGCAATTGCACCTTTGATCTCCGTTATTGTCTCcaccttttttgtttatatcaCCCGTGCAGACAAGGAAGGTGTTGCAATT GTGAGTAAAATAAGGAAGGGCATAAACCCAGCTTCTGCtgatttaatttatttcaCTGGAGACAACGTTATCAAAGGCTTCAGGATTGGTGTTGTGGCGGGCATGATAGCCTTGACG GAAGCTATTGCAATTGGAAGAACATTTGCCGGGATGAAGGACTATCAGCTGGATGGAAACAAAGAAATGGTGGCATTGGGAACCATGAACATTATTGGTTCCTTGACATCCTGCTACGTTGCCACCGGCTCCTTCTCCCGCTCTGCCGTCAATTACATGGCCGGCTGCCACACTGCGGTCTCAAACATCATCATGTCTCTGGTGGTCCTTCTCACTCTGGAACTCATTACGCCCCTCTTCAAGTACACGCCCAACGCCATTCTGGCTTCCATCATCATTTCCGCAGTGATTGGCTTGATTGATTTCGAGGCCATGAAGCTCATCTGGAAGATCGACAAACTTGACTTTGTCGCTTGCATGGGAGCCTTCTTCGGAGTCGTTTTCATTTCCGTGGAGATCGGTCTTTTGATCGCTGTCTCCATTTCCTTTGCCAAAATTCTCTTGCAAGTCACAAGGCCACGGACCGCGCTGCTTGGAAAGCTCCCAAGGACTAATGTTTACAGAAACATTCTACAGTATCCCAATGCCACACAAATTCCTGGCATTCTCATTATTAGAGTTGACTCTGCAATTTATTTCTCCAACTCCAACTATATCAAAGAGAG AATATTGAGATGGGTCacagacgaagaagaagaactaaAGCAAAATAGTCTACCCAAAATCGAGCACCTTATTGTTGAAATGTCGC CTGTCACTGACATCGACACTAGTGGCATTCATGCCTTGGAAGAGTTATACAGAAGTCTTcagaagagagagattgag CTTGCTTTAGCAAATCCGGGGACAGTGGTGATGGACAAGATCCATGCATCGGAATTTGTTGAATTGATTGGAAAGGGCaagatttttctttcagtTGCAGATGCAATCCTTACATTTGCTCCCCATCACGAAGAACCTTGA